A stretch of the Bacteroidota bacterium genome encodes the following:
- a CDS encoding geranylgeranylglyceryl/heptaprenylglyceryl phosphate synthase produces MNCSIYHSILQNTRKRKIFALLIDPDKQTNKSLVEILNRAERAGVDLLLVGGSLISSGMDNHILQIKKLCSIPVLLFPGSLLQISDKADGLLLLSLISGRNPELLIGNHVIAAPVLKKSNLEVISTGYILIENGKMTSVEYISNSKPIPADKYDIVVATAIAGEMLGLKLIYLEAGSGAHNRINDRMISEVRKNISIPLVVGGGISSVEDLESVYRAGADIAVVGSAVEKNISILDDFMLLTKNFKV; encoded by the coding sequence ATCAATTGTTCCATATATCATTCAATCCTTCAAAATACCAGGAAGAGGAAAATCTTCGCCTTGCTTATTGATCCTGACAAGCAGACCAATAAATCCCTTGTTGAAATTCTTAACCGGGCTGAAAGGGCTGGGGTGGATTTATTGCTGGTAGGGGGTAGCCTTATTTCCTCCGGTATGGATAACCATATCCTGCAGATCAAAAAGCTCTGCAGTATTCCTGTATTACTGTTCCCGGGTAGTTTATTGCAAATTTCGGATAAGGCCGATGGATTATTGCTGTTATCCCTCATTTCCGGGCGAAATCCCGAACTGTTGATAGGAAACCATGTGATTGCGGCTCCTGTGTTAAAGAAAAGCAACCTGGAAGTTATTTCTACCGGTTATATTCTGATTGAAAATGGGAAAATGACCTCGGTTGAATATATAAGCAATTCCAAGCCTATTCCTGCCGATAAATACGATATTGTTGTGGCAACAGCTATTGCCGGAGAAATGCTGGGATTGAAACTTATTTATCTTGAAGCCGGCAGTGGGGCACACAACAGAATAAATGACCGGATGATCTCGGAGGTAAGGAAGAATATCTCCATTCCACTTGTAGTGGGAGGAGGGATATCCTCTGTAGAAGATCTGGAATCTGTTTACCGGGCGGGTGCCGATATTGCAGTTGTGGGAAGTGCTGTAGAGAAAAATATTT